Proteins from a genomic interval of Gammaproteobacteria bacterium:
- a CDS encoding restriction endonuclease subunit S, with protein sequence MKLSDLIDFNPKRPLEKGVVASFIEMADLPEGERDVSGIGKRVFNGGGSKFRNGDTLFARITPCLENGKTAKVSGLPENAVGHGSTEFIVMSAKEPDIDQDFVYYVARHPEFRAYAQTRMEGTSGRQRVSWQAIADYVIPEFSSSERKGIGSILSSIDDLIATNRRTNETMERMALALFKAWFVDFEPVRAKVEGRWLQGESLPGMPTHLYEFFPDQLVETEFGEIPLGWGYVPFGTLLDSTIGGDWGKDTPDEDHSRAVSIIRGTDFPAVASGGIGKVPTRFTTAKKLASRQLQAGDIVVEISGGSPTQPTGRSIFVSEATLKRFSSALVCASFCRRFRPKSAELGLLAFMHLQNLYASGGTWEYQNQSTGIANFQTTHFLESEMVAMPPEKLLSAFTAQAQSLLENTSRNESLALARLRDTLLPKLISGELRVADAERLIGEVEKA encoded by the coding sequence ATGAAGCTTTCCGACCTGATTGATTTCAATCCAAAGCGCCCTCTTGAGAAGGGTGTCGTGGCTTCCTTTATCGAGATGGCAGATCTACCTGAGGGAGAAAGAGACGTTTCAGGAATCGGCAAGCGCGTTTTCAATGGTGGTGGTAGTAAATTCAGAAATGGGGACACCCTGTTCGCTCGAATTACCCCCTGCCTCGAAAACGGAAAAACCGCGAAGGTAAGCGGACTACCCGAAAACGCTGTTGGCCATGGATCGACTGAATTCATCGTCATGTCCGCGAAAGAACCAGACATCGATCAGGATTTTGTCTATTACGTGGCGCGGCACCCCGAGTTTCGAGCTTATGCCCAGACACGAATGGAAGGCACATCTGGGCGGCAGCGGGTTTCTTGGCAGGCCATCGCGGATTACGTCATTCCCGAGTTTTCAAGCTCTGAGCGAAAAGGCATTGGAAGCATTTTGTCTTCGATAGATGACCTTATCGCCACGAACCGTCGGACAAACGAAACAATGGAGAGGATGGCTCTGGCTCTTTTTAAAGCGTGGTTTGTGGACTTTGAGCCGGTGCGCGCCAAGGTGGAAGGTCGCTGGTTGCAAGGCGAATCGCTTCCCGGTATGCCAACTCACTTGTACGAATTCTTCCCCGACCAGCTCGTGGAAACTGAGTTTGGTGAGATTCCATTGGGATGGGGTTACGTCCCATTCGGCACATTACTCGACAGCACAATCGGTGGAGATTGGGGGAAAGATACCCCAGACGAAGACCACTCCAGAGCAGTATCCATCATCCGAGGAACCGATTTCCCCGCCGTCGCCTCAGGTGGTATCGGAAAAGTACCAACTCGGTTCACAACCGCAAAAAAACTCGCATCCCGTCAATTGCAGGCTGGCGATATCGTTGTGGAAATTTCCGGCGGCAGCCCTACACAGCCAACAGGTCGTTCTATATTTGTTTCCGAGGCGACCCTAAAACGATTTAGCAGTGCTCTTGTCTGCGCAAGTTTTTGTAGGCGCTTCCGCCCCAAGAGCGCAGAGCTAGGCCTGCTAGCTTTCATGCACCTGCAGAATCTTTATGCCTCGGGCGGAACTTGGGAGTATCAAAATCAAAGCACTGGTATTGCAAATTTTCAGACCACGCACTTCCTTGAATCTGAAATGGTTGCTATGCCACCAGAGAAATTACTTAGTGCTTTCACGGCGCAAGCTCAGTCATTGCTCGAAAACACGTCGAGAAATGAGAGCCTAGCGTTGGCACGGCTCCGCGACACCCTGCTGCCAAAGCTCATTTCAGGCGAGCTGCGCGTAGCGGATGCAGAGCGGCTTATTGGGGAGGTGGAGAAGGCATGA